A genomic segment from Glycine soja cultivar W05 chromosome 20, ASM419377v2, whole genome shotgun sequence encodes:
- the LOC114403593 gene encoding exocyst complex component EXO84C-like, with protein sequence MESSEEEDDFPSIESIIPQSKVDSLYQSHTEKGIRKLCCELLDLKDSVENLCGNMHSKFLAFLRISEEAVEVKHELIELQKHISAQGILVQDLMTGVCRELEEWNQSSNDVAEIQQEPELPELLEPLPNERNDQKILFLETIDVLLAEHKFEEALEALDAEEINSAELKGSGNNSSDDVSLYKSSLLERKAMLEDQLVGIAEQPSVSFPELKTALNGLIKLGKGPLAHQLMLKFYQSHLQKRIEALLPSSSLCPETFPSTLSKIVFSVISLTIKESALIFGDNTVYTNRVVQWAEWEIEYFVRVVKENAPLSETVSALRAASISIQASLNYCSILESQGLKLSKLLLVLLRPSVEEVLESNFRRARRVVLDMAECCPLSPQFASSLSAIASSSSSMLVESGMRFMHIVEEILEQLTPTVSLHFGGNVLNRILQLFDKYMDALTRALPGPSDDDNLPELKEVALFRAETDSEQLAILGIAFTILDELLPNAVLSRWMLQSESKAKEPNSGATENVTFNTNASVELKEWRKHLQHSFDKLRDHFCLQYIVTFIYSREGKTRLNAHIYLSDNREDLYWDSDPLPSLPFQALFAKLQQLATVAGDVLLGKEKIQKMLLARLTETLVMWLSDEQEFWGALEDNSVPLKPLGLQQLILDMHFTVEIARFAGYPSRHIHQIASAITARAIRTFSARGIDPQSALPEDEWFVETAKSAINKLLLGASGSEASDTDEDHIIVHHDEVVSDSDTVSSLSSMESTESFASASMAELDSPSNLSDPDN encoded by the exons ATGGAGAGTAGCGAGGAAGAAGATGATTTCCCTTCCATTGAGAGCATCATTCCCCAGTCCAAGGTTGACTCTCTCTATCAGTCTCACACCGAAAAG gggaTCAGGAAGCTTTGCTGTGAGCTCCTAGATTTAAAGGATTCTGTGGAGAACTTGTGCGGCAATATGCACTCCAAGTTCTTGGCTTTCTTGAG GATATCTGAAGAGGCTGTGGAAGTAAAGCATGAATTGATTGAGCTGCAAAAGCATATCTCAGCACAAGGTATTCTTGTTCAGGATTTAATGACTGGTGTCTGCCGTGAATTGGAAGAGTGGAATCAATCAAGCAACGATGTTGCTGAAATTCAGCAAGAACCTGAACTACCTGAACTCCTTGAGCCTTTACCAAATGAGAGAAATGACCAGAAAATATTATTCTTGGAAACCATCGATGTACTTTTGGCTGAGCATAAGTTTGAAGAAGCATTAGAAGCATTAGATGCTGAAGAAATAAATTCTGCAGAGTTGAAGGGCTCAGGGAATAACTCTTCAGATGATGTTTCCTTGTACAAGTCTTCCTTGTTGGAAAGGAAGGCAATGCTTGAAGACCAGCTGGTTGGAATTGCTGAACAACCTTCTGTTAGTTTCCCTGAGCTGAAAACAGCCTTAAATGGTTTAATAAAACTTGGAAAAGGTCCTCTAGCACATCAACTAATGCTGAAGTTTTATCAGTCTCACCTCCAGAAGAGAATTGAGGCTTTGCTTCCCTCAAGTTCTCTCTGTCCTGAAACATTTCCTTCTACATTATCCAAGATTGTGTTTTCTGTAATATCACTGACAATAAAGGAATCTGCTTTGATTTTTGGAGATAATACTGTTTATACCAACAGAGTTGTTCAGTGGGCAGAGTGGGAAATTGAATATTTTGTACGAGTGGTGAAAGAGAATGCACCCTTATCTGAGACTGTTTCTGCCTTACGTGCTGCTAGCATCAGCATTCAGGCTAGTCTGAACTACTGCTCAATCTTGGAATCACAAGGATTGAAATTGTCTAAATTACTGTTGGTGCTTCTGCGCCCTTCTGTTGAAGAAGTTTTAGAATCAAATTTTAGACGTGCTAGAAGAGTAGTGCTTGACATGGCTGAATGTTGCCCGTTGTCACCACAGTTTGCATCTTCACTTTCTGCAATTGCTAGTTCATCTAGTAGCATGCTTGTTGAGAGTGGAATGCGATTTATGCACATAGTTGAA GAGATATTGGAACAGCTAACGCCAACGGTTAGTTTGCATTTCGGAGGAAATGTACTGAACAGAATCTTACAACTATTTGATAAATACATGGATGCTCTTACCAGAGCACTACCAGGTCCTTCTGATGATGACAATCTTCCAGAACTGAAAGAGGTCGCGCTTTTCAGAGCTGAGACTGACTCAGAACAACTTGCAATATTGGGAATAGCATTTACGATATTGGATGAACTGTTACCAAATGCTGTGTTATCAAGGTGGATGCTGCAAAGTGAAAGCAAGGCCAAGGAACCAAATAGTGGAGCAACAGAGAATGTAACCTTCAATACAAATGCTAGTGTAGAATTGAAGGAGTGGAGGAAACATCTTCAGCATTCTTTTGACAAACTTCGGGATCACTTCTGTCTGCAATATATTGTTACTTTCATCTATTCAAGAGAGGGAAAAACACGGTTGAATGCACATATTTACTTGAGTGATAACAGAGAGGATCTTTACTGGGATTCTGACCCACTGCCTTCGCTGCCATTTCAG GCATTATTTGCAAAGCTGCAACAATTAGCAACTGTGGCTGGAGATGTATTACTTGGGAAAGAGAAAATACAGAAAATGTTGCTAGCTAGGTTAACAGAGACTCTTGTCATGTGGTTGTCTGATGAGCAAGAGTTCTGGGGTGCATTAGAGGATAATTCAGTTCCTCTAAAGCCACTTGGTTTGCAGCag TTAATTCTTGATATGCACTTTACTGTTGAAATTGCTCGCTTTGCGGGGTATCCATCTCGACACATCCATCAGATAGCATCAGCTATCACTGCGCGTGCCATCCGGACCTTCTCTGCTAGGGGCATTGATCCACAAAG TGCACTTCCTGAGGATGAATGGTTTGTGGAAACTGCAAAGTCAGCAATAAACAAGCTCTTGCTTGGGGCATCAGGGTCTGAGGCATCCGACACCGATGAAGATCACATCATTGTTCATCATGACGAAGTTGTCTCAGACTCTGATACTGTTTCATCCCTGTCTTCTATGGAATCAACCGAGTCTTTTGCATCTGCTAGCATGGCCGAACTTGACAGCCCCTCTAACTTGTCTGATCcagataattga